The window CTGATAGTGCATTGAAATCATGGGTGGAAATCGGGCTTTCGGTGGCGCGGGCAGGGGTGCGCAAGATCGTGATCGTCAATTCGCATGGCGGAAATCTGGACCTCGTGTCGATTCTTTCGCGGGAGTTGCGGGTGCAGGCGGGGATGCTGGCGGTGAAGTGCCAGTGGGGCGCCTTCGGGCACCCGGAGGGGATTTATTCGGACTTTGAAAGAACTTATGGGATTCACGGTGGCGATATAGAGACATCGCTGATGCTGAATTTCCGACCTGAGACGGTGGATATGGCGAAGGCCGAGACCTTCCGCTCCTCGGCCGAGGTAACGGAAATTTCGCCTGTCGGACCAATCAGTTACGGGTGGATTGCGTCCGATCTCGGGCCAGCGGGCGTGGCCGGCGACGCAGCCTTGGCGACGGCGGAGAAGGGCAGGCTGACGGCAGAGCATCAGGTGGCGGGGTTCATCGAACTGCTGCGGAAGGTGCAGCGAATGGAGGTGCCGGGCAGCACCTGAGGCGTCGTATGGATTTGGTATGGTTTTGGTATGGATTTGGTATTGCGAGTGGATTGGTCGGGTATTGAGGTGAAATCCACTTTTCGCATCCCGGCCGGGGCAGAGGTTGGCGGACAGCCTGCTGCCCTGCGACGATATCAGATGACCGATCAGATCAGGCTTGAAGACATTAGACGCGGCATTGTGACGACGGCGAAACCTGTCACGACTTCCGCAGAATCCTGTCGGCAATGCGCGTCGGCATCAGGCGTTTGATCAGGCTGGCGGCGTAGGTCGGCACGGTCACGAAATAGCGGGGTTTCGGGCGCTCGCTTTCCAGCGCGTGGATCAGCTTCGCGGTGACGGCGGAGGCGGGAAGTTCCCATTGATCTTTTTTGCCGACACCCGCGTAGAGGCGAGGCCGCAGGACGGATTCGTATTGCTCGCGGTTGGGCGAGTTCTGCCAGTCGATCCATTTTTCGAAGGCCACGCGGGCCTTGAGGCGGATGTCCGACGTGATGGGCCCGGGTTCGATCAGGATGAAGTGCAGACCGGGGATGCGGTTCTCCAGGCGGTAGGTATCGGTCAGACCTTCCATCGCGAACTTGGTGGCGACATAGGCACCCCGGCCACGGACGGCAGCGAGGCCGAGGACGGAGGAGTTGTTGACGATCCGGCCGTGACCCTGGGCGCGGAAGGTGGGCATCAGGCGGTTGATGAGGTCGAACTGGCCGAAAAGGTTGGTCTCGAAGATTTCGCGCAGGGCTCCGCGCGGCAGATCCTCGGCGAAGGCGGGGCAGGCGAAGGCGCCGTTGTTGAAAAGCGCGTCGAGGGTGCCGCCGGTGCGGGAAAGCGTCTCTGCGATGGCGGACTGGATGCTTTCCTCGCTGGCGAGATCGAGGGGGAAGCTCTCCAGCCCTTCGGTCTCCAGCCGGGCGCAATCGTCGGGCTTGCGGCAGGTGGCGAAGACGCGCCAG of the Algicella marina genome contains:
- a CDS encoding creatininase family protein; the encoded protein is MTRRLDWYEYRASEFENIVADQTIAILPTAAVEQHGPHLPVGVDTMIAEGMLATFRAACPDDLDVRILPVQAVGKSNEHLWAKGTLTLSADSALKSWVEIGLSVARAGVRKIVIVNSHGGNLDLVSILSRELRVQAGMLAVKCQWGAFGHPEGIYSDFERTYGIHGGDIETSLMLNFRPETVDMAKAETFRSSAEVTEISPVGPISYGWIASDLGPAGVAGDAALATAEKGRLTAEHQVAGFIELLRKVQRMEVPGST
- a CDS encoding SDR family NAD(P)-dependent oxidoreductase, which translates into the protein MARTILITGCSSGIGLDAAHGLKARGWRVFATCRKPDDCARLETEGLESFPLDLASEESIQSAIAETLSRTGGTLDALFNNGAFACPAFAEDLPRGALREIFETNLFGQFDLINRLMPTFRAQGHGRIVNNSSVLGLAAVRGRGAYVATKFAMEGLTDTYRLENRIPGLHFILIEPGPITSDIRLKARVAFEKWIDWQNSPNREQYESVLRPRLYAGVGKKDQWELPASAVTAKLIHALESERPKPRYFVTVPTYAASLIKRLMPTRIADRILRKS